From a single Carassius gibelio isolate Cgi1373 ecotype wild population from Czech Republic chromosome A18, carGib1.2-hapl.c, whole genome shotgun sequence genomic region:
- the LOC127934365 gene encoding uncharacterized protein LOC127934365, whose product MSNGDRMVLALGGAGTVGSGIVKALLDKGFKVAVISRDSSKLEKLKGFVSPSTKSNLTTLVGNVGSEEGAEEVKQALLKSVGNITDVVSSLGFSWWQGGPPHTQTLKELHWVIETLLFSTFVSWKAFFPLVRDDANSTYTFITGGAGEKVLMPGTGFLTVGAASALSFCQVLREEYPEVPCKVNQVKINTGVAVPDRMAPGYMNHLDLGEAVATLVERRNTSHTIFPVSCPADLKTVILEGSL is encoded by the exons ATGTCAAACGGGGACAGGATGGTTTTAGCCCTCGGTGGAGCAGGAACTGTCGGCTCCGGGATAGTGAAAGCTCTCCTGGACAAGG GTTTCAAGGTTGCTGTGATCTCCAGAGACAGCAGCAAGTTGGAGAAACTTAAGGGGTTTGTTTCACCTAGCACAAAAAGTAACCTGACCACTTTAGTGGGGAATGTCG GCTCAGAAGAAGGAGCGGAGGAGGTCAAACAGGCCTTGCTTAAGTCAGTGGGAAACATCACAGATGTGGTGTCCTCTCTGGGCTTCAGCTGGTGGCAGGGAGGTCCACCACACACTCAAACCCTCAAAGAACTGCACTGG GTTATTGAGACTCTGCTTTTCAGCACCTTTGTGTCTTGGAAGGCGTTCTTTCCCCTGGTGAGAGATGATGCTAACTCCACCTACACGTTTATCACAG GAGGTGCTGGAGAGAAAGTGCTCATGCCGGGCACAGGGTTCCTGACTGTAGGGGCAGCCAGTGCCCTGTCGTTCTGTCAGGTCCTGCGTGAAGAGTACCCAGAGGTGCCATGCAAAGTCAACCAG GTGAAAATCAATACAGGTGTGGCGGTTCCAGACCGAATGGCCCCCGGGTACATGAACCACTTGGATTTAGGGGAGGCCGTGGCTACGCTGGTGGAGCGCCGCAACACGTCCCACACCATCTTCCCTGTGAGCTGTCCTGCCGATCTAAAAACTGTGATCTTGGAGGGCAGTCTGTAA
- the LOC127934580 gene encoding unconventional prefoldin RPB5 interactor 1-like, which yields MAYLHDQMAAIGKVKRSKDLPQGVERLKEEHRKVVKDCTSQIEHWSKVEKDYESLQDRLRTLPDKLSYDIMVPFGPLAFMPGKLVHTNELTVLLGDNWFAKCSAKQADTLVEHRKKHVKNALDDLQKVVKNFQKRADFTDDLKKLTGDTEDFLDIREEVINEEEFTKGKHRLAHKPNSKPKQEYLLELEEDKEKKEGDEERTTGLLSEEELWARLDELEREEELQDERYRLDSTDTNGEDTTSSSEEEKEAEGGSGVQVNGHQKENGWVPSSITSQMNGTNGSHPEDEEEEDFDEEAGSGLPTIYFSHTAEFKKVRINTGKNTTLKFSERNEQKAQAKRKKKSGKSNGHSPHEGYKITSPTDIYRVFVDLVNGEPVPRKSILKSRSRENSVCSDTSESSTADFEERRAAFGRSWSHDDATHSDTSDGITEEESPTGTSPRTNGRFEAFTGTVIEKDPLPCSIPHLTIVPPALPTIPERKLEEVGPEAPQEPPKRMSKFKATRLHQT from the exons ATGGCATACTTGCATGACCAAATGGCTGCAATTGGAAAAGTCAAACGGAGTAAAGATCTTCCTCAAGGCGTCGAGAGGTTGAAAGAGGAGCACAGAAAG GTGGTGAAAGATTGCACAAGTCAAATTGAGCACTG GAGTAAAGTTGAAAAAGACTATGAATCTCTTCAAGACCGCCTCAGGACTTTGCCTGACAAGTTGTCTTATGATATTATG GTACCATTTGGTCCCTTGGCTTTCATGCCTGGAAAGCTAGTTCACACTAATGAGTTAACGGTGCTCCTTGGGGATAACTGGTTTGCAAAGTGTTCTGCCAAACAAGCCGACACTCTTGTGGAACACAGAAAGAAAC ATGTCAAGAATGCGCTTGATGACTTGCAGAAAGTGGTGAAGAACTTTCAGAAAAGGGCCGACTTTACAGACGATCTTAAAAAATTGACTGGT gatACTGAAGATTTTCTAGACATTAGAGAGGAGGTAATAAATGAGGAGGAATTTACCAAAG GAAAACATCGTCTGGCTCACAAACCCAATTCTAAACCTAAGCAGGAGTATTTATTGGAGCTGGAAGAGGACAAGGAGAAGAAAGAAGGCGATGAGGAGAGAACGACAGGGCTGCTGTCAGAAGAGGAGCTGTGGGCCCGACTTGATGAACTAGAACGTGAGGAGGAACTTCAAGATGAGAGATACCG ATTGGACAGCACAGACACTAATGGAGAAGACACCACttcctcctcagaggaagagaagGAAGCAGAAGGTGGCAGCGGTGTCCAGGTTAATGGCCATCAGAAGGAAAATGGCTGGGTACCGTCATCTATCACAAGTCAGATGAACGGCACTAATGGCTCACAccctgaggatgaggaggaggaagatttTGATGAGGAAGCAGGCAGTGGTCTTCCAACTATCTATTTTTCTCATACTGCGGAATTCAAAAAG GTCAGGATTAATACAGGAAAGAACACCACTCTGAAATTCAGCGAAAGAAATGAACAAAAGGCACAAGCCAAGCGAAAAAAGAAAAGTGGCAAAAGTAACGGCCATTCTCCTCATGAAGGTTACAAGATCACAAGCCCAACAGACATTTATAG GGTGTTTGTTGATTTGGTGAATGGAGAGCCGGTACCACGCAAGTCCATTTTGAAGTCCCGCAGCCGTGAGAACAGTGTGTGTAGTGACACCAGCGAGAGCAGCACAGCTGACTTCGAAGAGCGCCGTGCTGCTTTTGGACGCTCGTGGAGCCATGATGACGCCACACACAGTGATACCAGCGATGGCATTACAGAGGAGGAAAGCCCCACCGGAACGAGCCCCCGCACTAACGGACGCTTTGAG GCTTTTACAGGCACAGTGATTGAAAAGGATCCCCTGCCTTGCTCCATCCCACACCTGACCATCGTCCCTCCTGCCTTACCCACAATCCCCGAGAGAAAGCTGGAGGAGGTGGGCCCCGAAGCTCCTCAGGAGCCACCCAAGAGGATGTCCAAGTTTAAAGCTACACGGTTGCATCAGACATGA